A single region of the Salipaludibacillus sp. LMS25 genome encodes:
- a CDS encoding redox-sensing transcriptional repressor Rex, whose amino-acid sequence MDIDQAKIPQATAKRLPLYYRFLEGLQASGKHRVSSSELSEAVKVDSATIRRDFSYFGALGKKGYGYNVNYLLSFFRKTLDQDELTKVTLVGVGNLGTAFLNYNFSKSNNTKIDMAFDVAPDKVGKEIGGVPVYHLDEFKERVAESSVEVVILTVPSQAAQPIADDLVKAGIKGILNFTPARLSVPSDVRVHHIDLSVELQSLIYFLKHYPL is encoded by the coding sequence ATGGATATAGATCAAGCAAAAATTCCTCAGGCAACAGCTAAACGACTGCCATTGTATTATCGATTTTTAGAAGGCTTACAAGCGTCAGGCAAACACCGCGTCTCATCTTCCGAATTGAGTGAAGCGGTGAAAGTGGATTCAGCCACAATACGCAGAGACTTTTCCTATTTTGGCGCTCTCGGTAAAAAGGGATATGGGTATAACGTAAATTATTTATTATCTTTTTTTAGGAAGACACTTGATCAAGATGAGCTGACGAAGGTAACACTCGTTGGTGTCGGTAACTTAGGAACGGCCTTTTTAAATTATAATTTTAGCAAAAGCAATAATACCAAAATTGATATGGCATTCGATGTAGCACCAGATAAAGTTGGAAAAGAGATCGGCGGTGTGCCTGTCTATCATTTGGATGAATTTAAAGAGCGTGTGGCGGAAAGCAGTGTGGAAGTGGTCATTTTGACTGTCCCATCTCAAGCGGCACAACCAATCGCTGATGACTTAGTAAAAGCTGGTATTAAAGGGATTTTGAATTTTACGCCTGCTAGACTCTCGGTTCCGTCTGACGTTCGCGTTCATCATATTGACCTATCAGTGGAACTTCAATCACTCATTTATTTCTTAAAACACTATCCGCTATAG
- the moaC gene encoding cyclic pyranopterin monophosphate synthase MoaC, whose amino-acid sequence MGGFTHFNEQGRARMVDISDKHETARIAVAETSIFVNKEIYENIQNGTMAKGDVLSVAQVAGIMAAKNTSQLIPMCHPLALTGVDIRFDWHVKADTYQLKIKASVKTKGNTGVEMEALTSVSATALTIYDMCKAVDKGMVIGETYLVEKNGGKNGDYKR is encoded by the coding sequence ATGGGAGGCTTCACACACTTTAATGAACAGGGCCGCGCACGTATGGTGGATATTTCTGATAAGCATGAAACAGCCCGAATAGCAGTGGCTGAAACCAGTATTTTTGTCAATAAAGAAATCTATGAAAATATCCAAAATGGGACGATGGCTAAAGGGGATGTCCTCAGTGTAGCGCAAGTTGCAGGGATCATGGCTGCTAAAAATACGTCTCAGTTAATTCCAATGTGTCATCCATTAGCGCTCACAGGAGTCGATATTCGTTTTGATTGGCATGTGAAAGCTGATACATACCAATTAAAAATTAAAGCGTCAGTTAAGACAAAAGGGAATACAGGAGTAGAAATGGAAGCGTTAACATCTGTATCTGCTACCGCGTTGACTATATATGATATGTGCAAAGCAGTGGATAAAGGGATGGTCATTGGTGAGACCTATCTTGTGGAAAAAAACGGCGGGAAAAATGGCGATTATAAACGATAA